The nucleotide sequence AGTCATGACAGACTCCACCGGTAAGGCTTCAGCCTTCCTAACGTTGGGCAACGCGGTCGGTACCTACAGGGTCACGGCCTCTTCGCCGGCTCTGCCGAGCGGCTCAGTGATCTTCAGAGCCACGGCGGTTTCGTCGTCGAATCTGGCGACGATGATCTACAAGTCGGGCGACAACCAGTCCGGTCAGATCCTGACTCAGCTTGTAACTCCGCTGGAGGTAACGGTGCTGGATGCGAACGGCAATCCGCAGGCTGGTCAGAAGGTTACATTTGGAGTCGTCAGCGGACCGGCCGGTGCGGTTGGTCAGCTCCTGACGCCAGAGACGGTTGTGACCGATGCTTCCGGCCGTGCGGCGACGAGTGTCAAACTCGGCAGCAAGGTCGGAGTCTACAGGATCGCTGCGACGTCTTCCGGTCTCGAAGGCAGCCCCGTCGACTTCAACGTCCGCGCTACGGTCGGCGCAGCTCTTGCCCTGGTGTATGTCACGGGTGACAGCCAGATGAAACAGATCGGCGCTACGCTCGACAGTGCGTTTGTGGTCCGTGTCGTCGACGTGGGTGAGAATCCGGTTCCGGGAATCCAGGTCCAGTTTGCGCTCGATTCGATCCCGAACGGTGCAACGGGTCAGCGGCTCAACGTGCTGAATTCTGTCACGGATGCACAAGGCCGTGCTGCAGCGGTGCTGACGTTTGGCGATCGCGCCGGCGTCTACAAGGTTACGGCGGCACTCAGCGGTCACGTCCCGATCGTCTTCAGGGCGACTGCGATCACATCGACTGGCGCTGTGAACCTGGTTTACACGTCGGGTGACGCTCAATCTGCCCAGATCCTGGCGCAGTTGACCAGCCCGATCGTCGTGAGGGTGCTGAACGCAAGCGGTAATCCGGTTCCGGGCCAGACTGTGACGTTCGCGGTCGACAGCCTGCCGTCCGGTGCGACGGGTCAGCTCATTACCCCGTCGGTTGCAACGACAGATGCATCAGGGCGCGCAACGGCGGTTGTGAAGCTCGGCGACAAGGTTGGGGCATACAGAATCTCCGCCTCCGCCGCAGGGCTCTCGGGCAGTCCGGTCCAGTTCAGGCTCCAGGCTGTTGCGGGTGCTGCTCGGTCGATGTTTGCCGTCGCGGGCGATGGACAGTCCAAGCCGATCGGTGTCGTGCTCGACAGTGCGCTCGTTGTGGGTGTGGTCGACCAGGGAGGCAATCCGGTGGCGGGCGTTGCGGTTCAGTTCACGCTCGATGCCGGCCCAGTCGGTGCGAATGGTCAACGATTGACCGTGCTGAATTCAGTGACGGATGCGAAGGGTCAGGCATCGACAGTTCTGACACTCGGAACGAAGGTAGGCGCATACGGCGTGATGGCTTCGACGTCTGCCCTGCCTGGAACGGTCGTCCGGTTCACCGCCAACGCAAGTTCCGGTGCTGCAGCAGCATTGGTCCTGACATCTGGCAGCGAGCAGTCTGCATTCATCTTCGCAGAACTGACCGCTCCGTTTGTTGTCACAGCGGTCGACATCGGAGGAAATCCGGTGGCAGGCGTCAACGTGCAGTTCGCGCTCGATAGCATTCCGCGGTCGGCGGTTGGTCAGAGCCTGCGGGTCTTCAATTCGACGACAGATGCGAACGGTCAGGCGTCAGCGATGCTCCGGCTTGGTAACAAGGAGGGACGTTACACGGTGCTCGCCACTGCGCCGAACCTGATCGTGAGCACGGTGCGGTTCGCAGCCACGGCGACAGTCCTTACCGGAGATGTCAACGGCAACACAATGGTTGACGTCGCCGATCTGACGACGGTCATCGATCATGTCCTTGGCAAGATCATCCTGACGGGGATCGATTCCATCAAAGCCGACTTCAACAGAAACGGCCGGATCGACGTCGTCGATATCGTCGCAATGCAGAATTACCTGTTGACGATATCGTTGGTCAACACTTCCATCGTCACGTTGGACACGGATCCGCTCCTTCCGATGAACGTGGCGCTGGCAGCCGGTGATTCGTCGAACGACGTGAAGGGTGAACTTGTGCTCAACGAGAACGGTGTCCGGTTCAACCTGACGAATGCGATACCGGTCAAGGGCGTTCAGCTTATCGTGCGCTTCCGGCCGGGCGTGAACATCGCACGGCCAGACGTGGTCTTCGATCGGGCCCGGGTCGATTCGTTCTACACCAATATAAGCGGCAACGAGATGAGGATCGTGGCGTACAACTTGCAGAACATAGCGATCCCTGCCGGTGACGGGCCGTTGTTCAGGCTCCCGATCAATCTCAGCGACGTTGGCGCTATCGAATCGGCTCAGATGATCGTCAGCAAGACAGACGTTGCTTCCATCTACGATCAGGCGCTTGCCCGCACAGTGTCGGTCCGAAAAGCTGTGGCAGGAGAGATCCCGACGTCGTTCATCCTGTTCCAGAACTACCCGAATCCGTTCAACGATCGCACGAACATCTCGTACGAAGTTGGGGATGCCGCAGGAAGAGTGGACGTGAAGGTCCAGGTGTTCAATGCTCTCGGCGAGAAGGTGAAAACGCTGGCTTCCGGAGTTCATGCAGGTGGTCGCTTCACAGTGGTATGGGACGGCATGGACGATGCAGGCAGGAAGCTGGCATCCGGAGCTTACTACTACCGACTGATTTCGGGCACGTTCATGAGCGCCAAGAAGATGATCATGCTGAAGTGACAGCACAACTTCATCATGCTTCCAATCCCGTTCCGGCTTGCCGGAACGGGATTCTCATTTGAGAATCGCGCGCGTTTCGATTCGTTGCTTCTCTTATCACTTCTACCTACTTTTGCACAAAACACAACGCGAAAATAACACCAACACTTCTCTATGAAACTCCAATTCCTCGGCGCCGCCCAAACTGTTACAGGCTCCATGCACCTCCTCACGGTGAATGGCAGCCGGATCCTCCTCGATTGCGGCCTTTTCCAGGGCAGGCGGGCTGAGGCGTTCGAGCGAAACAAGAACTTCCCGTTTGACCCTGCGGACATCGACGCGGTCGTCCTTTCTCATGCCCATATCGATCACGCCGGAAACCTTCCAAATCTCGTGCGGAGTGGTTTCAAAGGGCCGATCTATGCGACGAGTGCGACACGCGATCTCAGCAATGTCATGCTATTCGACAGCGCATATCTGCAGGAACGTGACGTAGAGTTCGTCAACAAGCAACACAAGAAGAGAAACGAACCTCTCATTGAACCTCTGTATACTTCGGATGATGTCGAGCAAACCGTTGACCAGATGGTGTCGATGCGCTATGGACAGAATTTCGAAGTAGCAGACGGAGTCTCCGTTTCGTTCGCTGATGCCGGTCACGTTCTCGGATCTGCGGTCACTCGCATCGAGGCAAAAGAGGGGGGACGCACCAAAGTCATTGGTTTTTCGGGTGATTTGGGCCGCAGGAACATGCCGATCCTGAAGGATCCAGAATCGATTGGTGACGTGGATGTCTGGATTTCAGAGAGCACCTACGGCGGAAGAATCCATGAACCCATCGTGGGAATGGAACATCGCCTTATGGAGGTAATCCAAAGGACGCTCGACCGGAGGGGGAAGTTGATCGTCCCCGCGTTCAGCGTCGGGAAGACCCAGGAGTTTCTCTACGTTCTTTTCACTCTCAATGATGCCGGGAAACTTCCTTCCATACCGATTTTCGTGG is from Ignavibacteriales bacterium and encodes:
- a CDS encoding MBL fold metallo-hydrolase gives rise to the protein MKLQFLGAAQTVTGSMHLLTVNGSRILLDCGLFQGRRAEAFERNKNFPFDPADIDAVVLSHAHIDHAGNLPNLVRSGFKGPIYATSATRDLSNVMLFDSAYLQERDVEFVNKQHKKRNEPLIEPLYTSDDVEQTVDQMVSMRYGQNFEVADGVSVSFADAGHVLGSAVTRIEAKEGGRTKVIGFSGDLGRRNMPILKDPESIGDVDVWISESTYGGRIHEPIVGMEHRLMEVIQRTLDRRGKLIVPAFSVGKTQEFLYVLFTLNDAGKLPSIPIFVDSPLSVHTTEVFKMHPECFDKETMQHIVQKEDPFGFGRLKFVRSVEESKKLNDIDEPCMIIASSGMCEGGRILHHLANNISDPKNTILVVGFMAEHTLGRRIVERQPQVRIYGELHSLKAEVAILNSFSAHAGQDELVGYAKTMEKSRVKQTFIVHGELAQAQQLSQQLSGAGYGNIAIPARGDSVEIVA